In a genomic window of Zootoca vivipara chromosome 5, rZooViv1.1, whole genome shotgun sequence:
- the RARRES1 gene encoding retinoic acid receptor responder protein 1 encodes MLRSETTLVLAAAALLALFWPAGGDPVPPKAIWQQQLLHLHPFRGSLPPNTALVRRTAQTALDFFNYLQSSPSSLRSLTYVKEASVKFIPGVERKYSLRFATKDAKSGQILGSCLATVWYQGEKPKPKVDIKCPHSKGLEGPGDLPQTILEDFTLFRSIRDGNKPSEDLLQNLAAIGTSYISWEKSSQHRSYVVTQVKNLKPWVRKYTKFFEVDYTAQLTSNFSENLSCHVRVAWRPGLLARVKYDCSSEDDSSESADGSGVEEGSANGVILQYDESNF; translated from the exons atgctGCGCTCGGAGACGACCCTGGTCTTGGCCGCGGCGGCGCTGCTCGCGCTGTTCTGGCCCGCTGGAGGGGACCCGGTCCCGCCGAAGGCaatctggcagcagcagctgctgcacctGCACCCGTTTCGGGGGTCGCTGCCCCCGAACACCGCGCTGGTCCGGCGGACCGCGCAGACGGCCCTCGACTTCTTCAACTACCTGCAGAGCTCGCCCAGCTCTCTGCGGAGTCTGACGTACGTCAAGGAGGCGTCCGTCAAG TTTATCCCAGGAGTTGAACGCAAGTACTCCCTGCGGTTTGCTACAAAAGATGCTAAGTCTGGG CAAATTCTAGGTTCATGCCTTGCAACTGTTTGGTACCAGGGAGAAAAGCCTAAACCGAAGGTTGATATTAAGTGCCCACACAGCAAAGGCCTAGAGGGCCCAGGCGATCTTCCGCAGACTATTCTAGAGGACTTCACCTTGTTCCGCAGCATCAGAG ATGGCAACAAGCCCTCTGAGGATCTTCTCCAGAATTTGGCCGCCATTGGAACCAGTTACATCTCATGGGAGAAATCATCTCAACACAGAAGTTACGTCGTGACACAAGTGAAGAACTTGAAGCCGTGG GTAAGAAAATACACTAAATTCTTTGAAGTTGACTACACCGCTCAGCTGACAAGTAATTTCTCAGAG AACCTTTCCTGCCATGTGCGTGTTGCCTGGAGACCTGGCTTGCTGGCACGAGTGAAATATGACTGCTCTTCAGAGGACGACTCTTCAGAATCTGCAGATGGTTCTGGGGTGGAAGAGGGATCTGCTAATGGGGTCATACTTCAATATGATGAAAGTAATTTTTAA
- the LOC118093447 gene encoding latexin, which translates to MWSPGGQMLRLCTPAAPARLALFLLLLLPPPLPGFLPPAAAQETPLCAAAAAATAQAQPRRLAPIPAPPGRSERRRGLSEQASVRPGAGPMEIPPSHYPATRAAGVVENYINYQHGSPSKIFGVREVRQASREEIPGVGHKYRLKFAMQEELQKGSPVNCTAEILYHHGDPHVAPEVHYTVEGEFGTNTEEADNKFYNRLKNLPDLLEAQNLPDNFGNVSEEMKPVRHLAWVACGYVIWQNSTEDTWYKMAKVQSVKQVKRSDDYLEFSYVVLIHDIVSQEIIPWHMQVLWNPQHGVKVTRNSRQPKRAAQD; encoded by the exons ATGTGGAGCCCGGGCGGGCAGATGTTGCGCCTCTGCACCCCAGCAGCCCCCGCTCGGCTcgccctcttccttctccttctcctgccgccgccgcttccgggttTTCTCCCGCCGGCGGCGGCGCAAGAAACCCCATTGTgcgcggcggctgctgctgccaccgcccaaGCCCAGCCCCGCCGTTTGGCCCCCATTCCCGCTCCGCCAGGGAGGAGCGAGCGCCGCCGAGGCCTCTCCGAGCAAGCCTCCGTGCGCCCCGGAGCCGGCCCCATGGAGATCCCCCCGTCGCACTACCCGGCCACGCGAGCCGCCGGCGTGGTCGAGAACTACATCAACTACCAGCACGGCAGCCCCAGCAAGATCTTCGGCGTGCGAGAAGTGCGCCAAGCCAGCCGGGAG GAAATTCCAGGTGTTGGGCACAAATATCGCCTGAAGTTTGCAATGCAAGAAGAACTTCAGAAA GGCAGTCCTGTGAACTGCACCGCTGAAATCCTGTATCATCACGGCGACCCACATGTTGCACCCGAAGTGCATTATACAGTGGAAGGGGAGTTTGGGACGAATACAGAGGAAGCAGACAACAAGTTTTACAACAGACTCAAGAACCTACCAGACCTATTAGAGGCACAAAATCTTccag ACAATTTCGGAAATGTCTCTGAAGAAATGAAGCCTGTTCGGCACTTAGCCTGGGTTGCCTGTGGTTACGTAATATGGCAGAATTCAACAGAAGACACTTGGTACAAAATGGCAAAAGTGCAAAGTGTCAAGCAAGTG AAAAGGAGTGATGATTACCTGGAATTTTCCTATGTGGTTCTGATCCATGATATTGTCTCCCAG GAGATTATTCCTTGGCACATGCAAGTTTTATGGAACCCGCAGCATGGAGTTAAAGTCACACGGAATAGCCGTCAGCCAAAACGTGCGGCACAGGATTAG